Below is a genomic region from Gillisia sp. Hel_I_86.
GCATTGGCAATTATAAGCATCGCCATTTTGGGAGTTGCAGGCTGTTTGTTGAGTTTATATTTAACGGGCACTCCGCTAAACGTGGGAAGTTATACGGGGATTATAATGATTGTGGGGATTATAGGGGAAAATGCCATTTTTACCTACAGGCAATATCAGGATAGTGATAAGTCTATGTCCCATCTGGAAAAGATAGAGTATGCTATAGCAGCCAGATTAAGACCCAAATTAATGACCGCTTTTGCAGCAATTATGGCATTAATGCCATTAGCACTGGGAATTGGAGCAGGCGCACAACTGCATCAACCTTTAGCAATTGCGGTGATTGGGGGATTGGTGTTTGCATTACCTTTACTCTTAATTGTATTGCCTACAATCCTGAAATTGATAAAGGAATAATATAATTTTAAATTGTCAATTCCTTTTTAAAACTGAAAATATATTAAAAACCACACATCATGAAATTTTTAATTGCTGAAGACGAATTGGATCTACAACAATCCATAGTAACTTATTTAGAGCGGGATGCCAATGTATGTGAAGTAGCTTCAGATTTTGATGAGGCTTTGGAGAAGGTAGCCCTTTACGACTACGATGCAATTATATTGGATATCAATCTAGTTACCGGTAGTGGCTTAGAAGTATTAAAGGAGTTGAAAAATGGTAAAAAGAGGGCAGGAGTGATCATTATTTCAGCCAACAATTCGCTAGATGATAAGCTAGAAGGTTTGGATCTGGGTGCAGACGATTACCTCACCAAACCCTTTCATTTAGCCGAATTGAATTCCAGGATCAAGGCGGTGCTAAGGAGAGGAAAATTTGGTGGGGACGAAACTATAGAATTCAACGAGATCAAGATTAACACAAAATCGCGTACGGCTTATATAGACGATGTCCCCCTATCGTTAACCAGAAAAGAATATGATCTTTTGGTGTTTTTTATAACCAATCAAGGAAGGGTGCTTTCAAAAGAAATAATTGCAGAACATCTCTGGGGGGACGATAGTGACCTTATGGATAATTTTGATTTTATTTATGTACATATCAATAATTTGAGAAAAAAAATGACGAGTGATACCGCAAAATATATCAAGACTGCTTACGGAAGTGGTTATAAATTTATAAACTACTAATTTGAACGAAAAACAAAAGCCAATTAAGCTTTTAAGAAAGGCCTCTAAGACCTTTCTGCTGTTAAGCAGTATTTTAATGATTGCCAGCACTATAGCTTTATATTTTTACACCAAGAATTTACTACAAGACGAAGTAGAAGAGGAACTCTTCTCTACAGTAGCAAGGATAGAAAGTTCCCTTAAAAAAAATAACGTGCCATTTTCTTTACCTCCCGTTATAGAGGTTGTGGAAATTCAAGAATTAAAGGGAGAGATTCTAAAAGACACTTTGATCTATGATCCTTCTCAAAATGAGGATGAGATTTTTAGAGAACTCTCCACCTTCACAATTATTAACGGTAAAAAATACAGGATCACTGTGAGGAATTTGGTGGTAGAATCTGAGGATATCCTTATAGGGATAGATATTTCGTATTTTAGAGCATGTTTAAAAACGATTCACAAGAATCATTCGATTCTATTGAGGATAATCTGACAATTCTGCCACAATACCCAATATTCCTGACTTTCCGGTGTTTTTTCATAATCCTTGTCCAGTCGCCTGAAGAAATTGAAGATCCCGAAGGTCCTTTCGGTGACCCATCTCCACTTTACCGGGACAAAGCCTTTCGAGGATGGCGGGCATGACGAGATCTCCACTTCCAGCCCTATTACCGTCCTCTCGACCCACTCCATGAACACCTTCTTGTAGGCATGGTCGGCCAGTATCTTTTCCATCCGGTCCAGATAGCCCAACAGGGGCTCCACCACCCTCTCGGCCACCGCCCCGTCGGCCTGGTTCGCCGCGCCTACCACAACGCCCCATACCAGGCCGAGGGTATCGGTGATCGCGTGCCGTTTCCGTCCGTTTATCTTCTTGTTCCCGTCGATGCCCTTCGACTCGGAGGTCATCGGCCCCGCCTTGACGGACTGGCTGTCGATCGACAGCATACTGGGTGTTGCCCCCTTTCCCTGCCGCTTCCTCTCCATCATGTTCAGCCCTGCGTTCAGCCTTGAAAGGGTGCCGTCCCGGCCCCACTTCCTGAAATGGTAGTAGACGCTCTCCCATTTGGGAAAGCATTCCGGTAGGTTCCGCCATTGGCAGCCGGTGCGCAATATCCAAAGGATGGCGTCGGCAATGTCGCGCAACTTATAGTGGCCCTTGATTTTAACGGGAAGGAATTTTTTCATAATTTCCCACTGTTGGGCAGTCGATCGGGTGTATCTCGATTTCATAAACTCTGTTTTATTTGTGAACTACAAAGTTTATACTGCCCAACTTTTTTTACAAACTTTCACCCAAATTTGTTTTTAAACATGCTCTTATTATTATTCTATTAGCCTTCTTATTTCTTTATTATTTCAATGTAGAGGGTAATAGAAAATTATGGTCTCCTTTCTTTAAAAATTTAGAAGCAATGAAGGGTTTTTCGGTGAAATCTGAAAATCCTATCAGGTTAGTGGAGAGCAATATTCTGGAGTTTCAGGAATTAAGTAATGAAATTTCCCTGCTCACCAATAAAGTCCGGGACGATTATCAAAATTTGAAACAGTTTACAGAGTATGTTTCCCATGAAATGCAAACCCCGCTAGCGATCATGCAAGCCAAGATCGAGAATATTATAAATACCAATAAAATAGACGAAGATCAATACCTGTTATTTGCCTCCTTACAAAAGGACATTCAAAGGTTAAAGCAATTGAACAAGCGATTAACCTTGCTCACTAAGATCGAGAACAATCAATTTATTAACATAGATGAGGTAGATATTGCAGATAGCATAGGTAAAACCATTCAAAATTTTAGGGATTTGTTTTATGTTGAAATAGATTTTATAGATAAGCAGCCCTTATTTGTTTCTATGGATCCGTATTTAGTTGAGGTGCTTTGTAATAATCTGATCTCAAATGCGGTAAAGCATGCTGCCCTTAAAAATAAAATTTTGGTTTCTTGTTCCCAGAATTCCTTGGTGATTTCCAATTCAGGAGAAAAAGCAATTGAGCACCCAGAGAAACTGTTCAATAGATTTTATAGAGAATCTAAAAGCAACCAGTCTACCGGTTTGGGTTTAGCAATTGTTAAAAAGATTTGCGACCTCTATGGTTTTAAAATCACTTATAAATTTCAGGATGGAAGGCATGTCTTCAGTATATTTTTTAAAACTTCCAAAGAATAGAATCAATTTAGAATTCCTTTAGCTTCTCTTTAGATTTTAGTTTTAGTTTTACGATACAAATTTAAAATTGACAGCATGAAAATTATAAAAGGAATTTTTACGGTACTGCTTGGTACTGGGTTATTTCAGGGTTTCTATTTACTGTATTGATTATTAGTGTGATGGGATTCTGAAACAATTTCAATAGCTATCGTAACAGAATAACGTTATTTATCACCTTATGATACTTTACGGATATACAAATAGGTAATTGATCGGGGGTTGAGATAGATCTAAAATTCTTGGCATTTTTCTACGAACAGCTTATATGCACTATATATTCAAATATTTTTAAATTTTTTAATCATTATAAACTGCCCTATGTTACAAGCTTATACAAATGTAGTATTGTTTTTGATGTTTATTTTTCTCTTAATTCCAAATACCTATGCTCAAAATAAAACAATCGAAACTTCCGGAGATATTTTTTTATTTGCCTTACCTGCAGCAGCCTTTGGAACAACTTTAATTTTAAAGGATAAAGAAGGGAGTTGGCAATTTACAAAGGCATTTTTGGTGAATGAAGCTGTTACTTTTGGATTAAAAATAGCTTTAAACAAACCCAGGCCTTACAACAATGGCGATAATGCATTTCCATCTGGACATACTTCAACGACCTTTCAAAGTGCCTCTTTTATTCATAGACGTTACGGTTTTAAATATAGTATCCCTGTCTATATAGCCGCCGGTTTTACAGCCTTTAGTAGGATAAATGCACAAAAGCATGATGGCTGGGATATTTTAGCTGGAGCTGTAGTGGGAATTGGAAGCACCTATCTTTTTACAACACCATATCAACAGGAACATTTGGAATTAACCATGAATTCTACCAATGGGAATTATTTACTGGGATTTGTGTATAAATTTTAGAAAAATCCAATACAGCGATGTCTAAAATAATCGAAGAAGCGAAAATAGTTTGTGCAAGCATGCTCTCTACTAGGATGTGTTCTAATTATCACTTTCATAACTTACAGCATACCCTGGAAGTTTGTAAAAGCGCTCGATTAATCGCAGAAGCAGAAAATATAACTGCTGAAGAAAAGGAAATAGTATCAATAGCTGCGCTTTTTCATGATACAGGATATTCTCAAATTTATAAAGGACATGAGGAGATAAGTATGCAAATTGCTGAAGAATTTTTAACCCTGAAAAATTGTAACAATGATTACCTTTTATCTGTTTTAAAATGCATTGCTGCTACAAAAATGCCACAACAGCCCGAAAGCAATTTAGAAAAAATTATTTGCGATGCAGATCTAGCACATCTTTCAGCGACCAATTATCTACAAAGGATTGCTTTACTTAGGGAAGAGTGGAGCTGCTTCTTGGGCATGAAATTTTCCGATGAAGAATGGCGAGTTCTAAATATTGAATTCCTAGCCAATCATAGATACCATACGAACTTTGGGAGTACCGTTTTGGAACAAAATAAATTGAAGAATTTGCTGCTCCTAGAACAGGGTTGGGTCCCTAATAATTAAATATTCCTATTAAGATGTTTTTTTGAAAACAAAGCTCACCAATCTTGGTATGTTTTTTTTGTCATCTTCATCGAACCACTCATTTAATTGTACCAGCTTAAATCCATTTGTAAAGGCAGCTTCGGTATAATCGGTGATATGGTGCACATACGTTTCTAGTTCCTGTATGCCTTTACCAGTATCAAATCTAGCCTTACTACCCGAATATTGTTTGAATGGATGGAGTTCAGAAATATAAAAAAATCCGTCTTTCTTTAAAATTTTAGAAGATTTCGCGAAAATTGCATCCAGGTCTTCAATATGTTCAAGCACTAAACTACAGCTTATTAAATTTGTAGAAACTTCGGGCAAACCCCAGTCTTTAGTAAGATCCTGTTGTCTAAAACCCACTTTTGATGAGTTTGTTTTTTCCCCTGCCTTGGCAAGCATCTCTTCAGAAAAATCCAAAGCAATCAGGGAATCGCACTTTTCCAGCAACCATCCTGTGTTTTTTCCGGTTCCGCAGCCTAATTCAACAATAGTTTTATAATAGCCATCTAAGGTTTGTCTAGCCACCTTTTCTTCCAGGTCCCTGGTTTTGTTCAACATTTCGTCGTAGCTCCCTGCCCAAGAATTATATGCTTTACTAATACTCATTCTTTAATTTTTTATTCTGGCGTCTATTCAAAGCAAGTTTACCAATTCTTCTTAAATTCTTTATTCTTAAAATTAGTAATACAGAAATGGAAGTGGCTGTCCCAAGGCACCTCCAAAACCTTCAAAATAGGTTTCGGTATTTAAATATAATAAAGAAAAAAGAAGTCCTGCCGTTGCCAATTCCCCATAATTGGAAATTAAGTCCTTCGATACCATTCCAACAAAAGAAGCTCCCAGAAATACAACAGGGATATGTAATTGCAAATAGTTTGAAAACAAGTCTGGAAAAGGGAAGCAGTCATGCCCCCAAAAGAACCGCAACATAGCACCTTTGAAATTTCATTTAGTTGTTTAGGTTTTTTATTTAATAAGGGTAAAAAAGAGCCTATAGTTCCTACCAGGGCTGAGGCAATAACGGTTCCCATAGTAAGTTCGATAGCCAAGATATAGGTTGAAATTGCTGCAATAATTGTATATAAAACAATCCATAAGCCATTATAGGAAGTATTGTTTGAAGCCTTCGTGCTCGTAAGGTTTCCCATTAAAACCAATAAGCTAATCATGGCAATGAAAATTACGCCATAGACGTTTTTAGGTAAGTCATAAAATAGTGCAGTTAAGAACAATAGCTGTAGTAGTGCAAGAATACTTAGTGAAGCTACCTTGAATATGCTAGTCATAAAAATGATTGGAAACCTGTTGACATGATTTTATATGGAAGCCATAGGTATTTTCTAAGAAACCTTTAATGCTTATCCGTTTACACACCTAAAAATAGGTTTTGTCTCCCTGAGCGGAGTCGAAGGGTTAAACAAGGACGTCTCGACTGCGCTCGACGTGACATTTTTAGTTCCATTATGCCTTTTAGACATATTAGCGGATATACAAAAACCTTTTAAGGTGTTATTTCTTCACCTTCTACAAAGACTTTTTTTTGATTTACTTCATTGAACCACTAAATAGCTATGATTATTCGTGATTTATCGGTAAAATTGCCCTGTAGAGAATATTATGTTTGATTCTTGAAAGTTAATGCCTACTTTGGAGTGTCAAATTCAAACCTATTCATTTTCAGACTAAAACCCTAACAAATACCTCTATGCCGATTTCTGATATCAATTTGAAAGAAGAATTTTACCAATTATTTAAAACGGACCCCCAAATATTTCAATGGATAAGTGAAAATACTGTAAATGGTATTTGGTATGGCCGTATAGATGATCCCGAAAATTTATGGGTAAGCGATTCCTTTTGGAAATCACTTGGTTTTAAAAATAAAGAAAAGACCCACTTTGGCCACTTAGGTGAAATTTTGGAAGATTCAGACGGGATAAAAGAATTTAACCTTTTGAAAGAAAGTGCAGACCCTAAGATGAATTTTGAAGTTTTTTTTAAATTTAAAGCTAAAAATGGAAAAACACTTCTTTTTGAAGGACAGGCTAAAATTATAAACGACCCTTCGATTTCCTCTCCCCGTATTTTAATTATTTATACAGATGCTACCAGAAACGAAGAACACCTTCAGCGTTTATTTGATGAAAATGAATCTTTAAAAAAGCTGAACGAAGTTTTTGAAGAGGCAAATGAACTTACCCGCACTGGAGGTTGGGAAATCAATTTAGAAGATCAATCTTTAACTTGGACAAGGGTGACCAAAGATATCCACGAGGTCTCCCCAGATTATGTTCCAACACTGGAAAATGGGATCAATTTTTATAAGGAAGGTGAGAGTAGGGACAAGATCAATAAACTTTTTCAAATAGCTGTGGAGAAGGGAATTCCTTTTAATACAGAATTACAACTTGTTACTGCCAAAGGAAATGAAATTTGGGTTAGAGCATTTGGAAAGCCAGAGATGAGGGATAATAAATGTGTTCGTGTATATGGCGCTTTTCAGGACATTGATAGTAAGAAAAAAAGGGAAATTGAATTTCAACGGAATAAGGACAGGTTCCAACAAATCTTTTATAATTCTCCTATAGGAATTGTTTTAGTGGGACCTCAAAATCAGATTCTTATGTCCAATACAGCCTCCTATAAAATATTTGGGTTTACCGAGGCAGATGCAGATAGGATCTCTAAATTAACATTCAAAGATCTAATCCATAAAGATGATTTGGAGATTGCCAGTATGTATCGAGAAAAATTATTGAACGGCGAGGTAAATAGCTATAAACTACAAATAAGATTTTTCAATGTAGCAAATGAAATTATTTGGTGTGACGTCAACACTTCTATAATTCGTGGAGAAAATGGCATCGAAGATCTAATTATTACTCAGGTAGAAGATATCACCTCTCAAAAACTCCTTGAAAAAAAGGCAGAAGAAACTGCTGGCCAGTTTAAAAATGCTTTTGAATTTTCCCCTAATGGAATGGCCATGGTGTCATTGGAAGGAAAATGGCTCAAGGTAAATAGGATTTTATCGAAACTTTTAGGGTATACCCAACAAGAATTTTTAGATCGAAGTTTTAATGATGTGACCCATCCAGAAGACGTAGCTACAGACCTTGAAATGCTCAAAGAATTATTTTCCAATAAAATAAAATCCTATAAAATTGAAAAAAGATATCTCCATAAAAACGGAAATATTGTATACGGGTTAATAAGCGTTTCACTTTTACGGGATAGAGATGGGAATCCATTATATTTTATTGCGCAAATAAATGATATTACCGAAAGTATAGAGGCCAAAAAAGCCTTGAAAAGAAGTTTGAACGAACTTCAAACCGTTATGGACGCCACCACACAAGTTGCAATTATTGAAATTGATCTTGTTGGGGTTATCCGGAAATTCAATAAAGGAGCAGAAAATTTGTTGGGTTATACTGCTGAAGAAGTAGTAAAAAAGGCAGATATTCTAAAGTTTCATGATTCCGAAGAAATCTTGAAACGATTGGAAGAATTGGATTTTCAAAATGCTAAAAATTTAAGTGAATTTGAAGTTCTTATTTATAATGCAATGCAAGGGAATTTTGATTCGTATGAATATACCTATAGGAGAAAGGATGGAAGCAAATTTCCTGTACAATCGGTTATAACATCGATGACAAATAATAATGGTGAATTAATTGGCTACCTGGGGATTGCTACCGATATATCCCGAATTAAAAATATCGAAAATGAATTAGGGGAAAGCGAGCAACGACTTCATTTAGCTTTAGAAGGCTCTGGCGATGGAGTATGGGATTGGGATATACCAAACGGTAAACAATACATGTCCGACCGGGCAAAGGAAATGCTTGGTTTTGATCCAGAAGAGTCCCTAACAGATATCGAGGAGTGGGACAAGAGAATTCATCCAGAGGAACAGAAAAAATCTGAAAAAGCACTACAAGATTATTTCAATAATATAGTGACAATATATTATATAGAAAAAAGGATATTATGTAAGGATGGTACCTATAAATGGATCTTGGATAGAGGAAAGATTATAAAATGGGATTCCAGGGGAAACCCATTGAGGATGATAGGTACCCAAACAGATATATCTGAAAGGAAAAATGCCGAAAATCTCATTAAGGAGAATGAGGCCAGATTTAGGTCCTTATACGAACTTTCTCCTGCTGGTATAGGCTTAATAGAGGTAAAATCTGGTAAGTTTATAAACGCCAACAAGGCTTTGTTGGAATCTACAGGATACAGTTTAAAAGAATTCACCAACCATTCTTTTATGGGGCATATCTCGAACGAGAATCTGGACAAGAATAAAGATCAGTTTCAGAACTTTATTAAATTTGGCACCAAAGAGGCCTTCGAAAGTGAATTTATTAGAAAGGATGGAGAACCATTTCCAGTTTTAATAAGCGGAGTGAAAATTAAGGATTCCACAGGAAAAAAGATCATTCTTTCTACAATCCAGGATATTACCCAAAGAAAAAAGATGGAAAATTCACTGATTGATGCAAAATTAAAAGCAGAGACAGCGAACAAATCAAAATCTGAATTTTTGGCCAATATGAGTCATGAAATAAGAACTCCATTGAATGGAGTAATAGGTTTCACAGACCTCTTAATGAAAACGGAGCTCAATCCCAGTCAAAAACAATACATGGGTACCGTTTATAATTCGGCCAATGCGTTGTTGGATTTAATAAACGATATTCTCGATTTTTCTAAAATTGAGGCCGGAAAATTGGAACTAAGTGAAGAGAAGACGGACCTTCTAGATCTATGTGGCCAAACAATAGATATTATAAAACATCAGGCTCACGAAAAGGATCTGGAAGTATTATTGAACATTTCATCAGATGTTAATAGATATATTTATGCCGATTCTGTGAGGGTACGGCAGGTAATTACCAACCTCTTGGGTAACGCAGTAAAATTCACCGAGTCGGGTGAAGTAGAACTTAGGATAGATGCCGCTCCTGTAGCGAACAATCCGGAGGAGATGCTGTACACCTTTCTAATAAGAGATACGGGCATTGGGATTGCCCCCAATAACCTCAAGAAGATCTTTATTGCATTCGATCAAGAAGATTCGTCCACGACCAGAAAATATGGAGGAACTGGATTAGGGCTTACAATTAGCAATAAGCTATTGGGTTTAATGAACAGTAAATTGGAACTCACCAGTGAGTTAGGTGTTGGAAGCCAGTTTTCTTTTAAAATTGCTTTTAAAACAGAGAAAGGAGATAACTCGCTACAGGAAAATTCCAAAGAAATAAATCATGTTCTTGTTATAGACGACAACAAGAGTAACAGGATTATTCTTAAAGAGATGTTGGCTATTGGTGATGTTGAGACCGAGCTGGTTTCCAATGGAATAGAGGCCCTTCAGGCATTGGGAGGAAAGAATAGATTTGACCTGGCAATTGTAGATTACAATATGCCATATATGAACGGCGTGGAACTAATAGCTCAAATTCGCAATAAGCTTAAATACACTCCAGCGGATTTACCGCTTATACTTTTACATAGCTCTGCAGATGATGAAAAAATACATAAAGCCTGCAAGGAATTAAACGTGCAATTTAATATTACAAAGCCTATTCAAATAGACCAATTGTTTAATATGATGAAAAATATTCAGGCACCATCAGCTCAGA
It encodes:
- a CDS encoding response regulator transcription factor, with product MKFLIAEDELDLQQSIVTYLERDANVCEVASDFDEALEKVALYDYDAIILDINLVTGSGLEVLKELKNGKKRAGVIIISANNSLDDKLEGLDLGADDYLTKPFHLAELNSRIKAVLRRGKFGGDETIEFNEIKINTKSRTAYIDDVPLSLTRKEYDLLVFFITNQGRVLSKEIIAEHLWGDDSDLMDNFDFIYVHINNLRKKMTSDTAKYIKTAYGSGYKFINY
- a CDS encoding IS5 family transposase, which codes for MKSRYTRSTAQQWEIMKKFLPVKIKGHYKLRDIADAILWILRTGCQWRNLPECFPKWESVYYHFRKWGRDGTLSRLNAGLNMMERKRQGKGATPSMLSIDSQSVKAGPMTSESKGIDGNKKINGRKRHAITDTLGLVWGVVVGAANQADGAVAERVVEPLLGYLDRMEKILADHAYKKVFMEWVERTVIGLEVEISSCPPSSKGFVPVKWRWVTERTFGIFNFFRRLDKDYEKTPESQEYWVLWQNCQIILNRIE
- a CDS encoding sensor histidine kinase yields the protein MKGFSVKSENPIRLVESNILEFQELSNEISLLTNKVRDDYQNLKQFTEYVSHEMQTPLAIMQAKIENIINTNKIDEDQYLLFASLQKDIQRLKQLNKRLTLLTKIENNQFINIDEVDIADSIGKTIQNFRDLFYVEIDFIDKQPLFVSMDPYLVEVLCNNLISNAVKHAALKNKILVSCSQNSLVISNSGEKAIEHPEKLFNRFYRESKSNQSTGLGLAIVKKICDLYGFKITYKFQDGRHVFSIFFKTSKE
- a CDS encoding phosphatase PAP2 family protein → MLQAYTNVVLFLMFIFLLIPNTYAQNKTIETSGDIFLFALPAAAFGTTLILKDKEGSWQFTKAFLVNEAVTFGLKIALNKPRPYNNGDNAFPSGHTSTTFQSASFIHRRYGFKYSIPVYIAAGFTAFSRINAQKHDGWDILAGAVVGIGSTYLFTTPYQQEHLELTMNSTNGNYLLGFVYKF
- a CDS encoding HD domain-containing protein → MSKIIEEAKIVCASMLSTRMCSNYHFHNLQHTLEVCKSARLIAEAENITAEEKEIVSIAALFHDTGYSQIYKGHEEISMQIAEEFLTLKNCNNDYLLSVLKCIAATKMPQQPESNLEKIICDADLAHLSATNYLQRIALLREEWSCFLGMKFSDEEWRVLNIEFLANHRYHTNFGSTVLEQNKLKNLLLLEQGWVPNN
- a CDS encoding class I SAM-dependent DNA methyltransferase, translating into MSISKAYNSWAGSYDEMLNKTRDLEEKVARQTLDGYYKTIVELGCGTGKNTGWLLEKCDSLIALDFSEEMLAKAGEKTNSSKVGFRQQDLTKDWGLPEVSTNLISCSLVLEHIEDLDAIFAKSSKILKKDGFFYISELHPFKQYSGSKARFDTGKGIQELETYVHHITDYTEAAFTNGFKLVQLNEWFDEDDKKNIPRLVSFVFKKTS
- a CDS encoding PAS domain S-box protein produces the protein MPISDINLKEEFYQLFKTDPQIFQWISENTVNGIWYGRIDDPENLWVSDSFWKSLGFKNKEKTHFGHLGEILEDSDGIKEFNLLKESADPKMNFEVFFKFKAKNGKTLLFEGQAKIINDPSISSPRILIIYTDATRNEEHLQRLFDENESLKKLNEVFEEANELTRTGGWEINLEDQSLTWTRVTKDIHEVSPDYVPTLENGINFYKEGESRDKINKLFQIAVEKGIPFNTELQLVTAKGNEIWVRAFGKPEMRDNKCVRVYGAFQDIDSKKKREIEFQRNKDRFQQIFYNSPIGIVLVGPQNQILMSNTASYKIFGFTEADADRISKLTFKDLIHKDDLEIASMYREKLLNGEVNSYKLQIRFFNVANEIIWCDVNTSIIRGENGIEDLIITQVEDITSQKLLEKKAEETAGQFKNAFEFSPNGMAMVSLEGKWLKVNRILSKLLGYTQQEFLDRSFNDVTHPEDVATDLEMLKELFSNKIKSYKIEKRYLHKNGNIVYGLISVSLLRDRDGNPLYFIAQINDITESIEAKKALKRSLNELQTVMDATTQVAIIEIDLVGVIRKFNKGAENLLGYTAEEVVKKADILKFHDSEEILKRLEELDFQNAKNLSEFEVLIYNAMQGNFDSYEYTYRRKDGSKFPVQSVITSMTNNNGELIGYLGIATDISRIKNIENELGESEQRLHLALEGSGDGVWDWDIPNGKQYMSDRAKEMLGFDPEESLTDIEEWDKRIHPEEQKKSEKALQDYFNNIVTIYYIEKRILCKDGTYKWILDRGKIIKWDSRGNPLRMIGTQTDISERKNAENLIKENEARFRSLYELSPAGIGLIEVKSGKFINANKALLESTGYSLKEFTNHSFMGHISNENLDKNKDQFQNFIKFGTKEAFESEFIRKDGEPFPVLISGVKIKDSTGKKIILSTIQDITQRKKMENSLIDAKLKAETANKSKSEFLANMSHEIRTPLNGVIGFTDLLMKTELNPSQKQYMGTVYNSANALLDLINDILDFSKIEAGKLELSEEKTDLLDLCGQTIDIIKHQAHEKDLEVLLNISSDVNRYIYADSVRVRQVITNLLGNAVKFTESGEVELRIDAAPVANNPEEMLYTFLIRDTGIGIAPNNLKKIFIAFDQEDSSTTRKYGGTGLGLTISNKLLGLMNSKLELTSELGVGSQFSFKIAFKTEKGDNSLQENSKEINHVLVIDDNKSNRIILKEMLAIGDVETELVSNGIEALQALGGKNRFDLAIVDYNMPYMNGVELIAQIRNKLKYTPADLPLILLHSSADDEKIHKACKELNVQFNITKPIQIDQLFNMMKNIQAPSAQKTSSELVHKVEKTDIVFNILIAEDNPVNMFLAKTIIKKALPNSNILEANDGEEAVNMFKSEKIDLIFMDVQMPILSGFEATQEIRQLEGDGSHIPIIALTARTVKGEKERCQEFGMDDYVTKPVVFNTISDVIKTFLIVPSTKTAKEEDPVAMSNTHHFNKVELLDKLEGDEEGYTQLMEMIKINLADIQSKLDIAIENEDFKYVRKVAHSLKGSSLNCGFYALSELAFALEHTKAEKKSVLLTHNKNIKKEIDIVLDLI